In Ignavibacteriales bacterium, the following proteins share a genomic window:
- a CDS encoding glycosyl hydrolase family 2: MKKLTPGFFCNGLIHRILVLAFINEILVSFAFSQSSLFRLAPLFQDNMVIQQQTDVPVWGKGDPGSSVTIQTSWGKKADVIVQSDSTWMTKVSTPKAGGPFQMTFRHGKYVTVVRNILTGEVWLCSGQSNMEMPLEGWPPSDTIANSASEIENALYPSIRMFTVMRSFEPAPMTNCVGSWNECSPLDIRSFSATAFHFGKILHKALNVPIGLINSSFGGTFVEAWMDKKSLSAFKEYAGTLKQLDESRDKFQSLVQWITKHPAIPITEQDPLRRYAGLNFNDEQCSNKNFNDKAWPEMKLPTLWEQTEVGNFDGVVWFRKLVDLPSAWKGQDLTLCLGPIDDIDETYVNGKKVGDHTSDGFWSVDRVYKIPGSLVQDSLLQIAVRVIDLRGGGGLWGKNTKMVLILDSLNMISLETNWKYLPVAELRSNTFYVFGADGNEYANRPKYPLNFSQDTPTSLFNGMINPLVPFALRGAIWYQGENNVSNSWLYSKLLTSLITGWRTDFHCGEFPFYYVQIAPYDYGKDSKSQLLREAQLQTMSITNTGMVVIMDIGNPKNIHPADKENVGKRLAAWALAKTYGKKVPFTGPIYKSMKAEKGKIVLAFDYANKGLIIKERNKENNFLIAGEDRVFKKAVVQVQGKTLIISNADIAKPVAVRYAWSNMEEGTLYNKEGLPASSFRTDTWQE, encoded by the coding sequence ATGAAGAAGTTAACTCCAGGATTTTTTTGCAATGGGTTGATCCATCGTATTCTTGTTCTTGCGTTCATCAATGAGATACTCGTATCATTTGCGTTTTCACAATCGTCTCTTTTCCGGCTTGCTCCCCTCTTCCAGGACAATATGGTGATTCAGCAACAAACGGATGTCCCCGTTTGGGGAAAAGGAGATCCCGGCAGCTCGGTGACCATTCAAACATCCTGGGGAAAGAAGGCAGATGTCATAGTTCAATCAGATAGTACTTGGATGACGAAAGTGTCAACTCCCAAAGCAGGCGGACCGTTTCAAATGACATTCCGCCATGGAAAGTATGTGACGGTTGTGCGGAATATTTTAACCGGTGAAGTATGGCTTTGTTCCGGGCAGTCGAACATGGAAATGCCTCTGGAAGGCTGGCCGCCATCCGATACGATCGCAAACAGCGCGAGTGAAATCGAGAACGCACTCTATCCTTCCATCCGTATGTTCACAGTGATGCGTTCGTTCGAGCCGGCACCGATGACAAATTGTGTGGGAAGTTGGAACGAGTGTTCGCCGCTCGATATTCGGAGTTTCAGCGCGACGGCTTTTCATTTTGGAAAGATATTGCACAAGGCACTTAATGTCCCTATCGGGTTGATCAACTCAAGTTTCGGAGGAACATTTGTAGAAGCATGGATGGATAAAAAATCTTTGAGCGCATTTAAAGAATATGCCGGTACTTTGAAACAGCTTGATGAAAGCCGCGACAAATTCCAGTCGTTAGTGCAATGGATTACAAAACATCCAGCAATTCCAATAACAGAACAGGATCCGCTGCGCCGCTATGCGGGGCTAAACTTCAACGATGAACAATGTAGTAATAAAAACTTTAACGACAAAGCATGGCCTGAAATGAAACTGCCTACGCTATGGGAACAAACGGAAGTAGGTAATTTTGACGGTGTGGTATGGTTTCGAAAACTCGTCGACCTTCCATCTGCATGGAAGGGGCAAGATCTCACTTTGTGTCTCGGGCCAATTGATGATATAGACGAGACGTATGTGAACGGAAAAAAAGTGGGTGATCATACAAGTGATGGATTCTGGAGCGTTGATCGCGTGTATAAAATTCCGGGTTCGCTCGTGCAGGATTCACTGCTGCAAATTGCTGTGCGTGTGATTGATCTGCGCGGCGGCGGCGGCCTCTGGGGAAAAAATACGAAAATGGTTTTGATACTGGATTCATTGAACATGATTTCCCTCGAAACAAACTGGAAATACTTGCCGGTGGCAGAATTACGCTCGAACACATTTTATGTCTTTGGCGCTGATGGCAATGAATATGCAAACCGCCCGAAATATCCGCTTAACTTTTCGCAGGATACACCGACGTCACTTTTCAACGGAATGATCAATCCGTTAGTACCATTCGCTCTCAGAGGGGCAATCTGGTATCAAGGTGAAAACAATGTTTCTAATTCGTGGCTTTATTCGAAACTGTTAACTTCGCTCATTACCGGCTGGCGAACAGATTTTCACTGCGGCGAGTTTCCGTTTTACTACGTCCAAATTGCTCCGTATGATTATGGCAAGGATTCAAAATCACAGCTTCTGCGTGAAGCACAGCTGCAGACAATGTCTATCACGAACACGGGTATGGTTGTGATTATGGATATTGGCAATCCGAAGAATATTCATCCGGCAGATAAAGAAAATGTCGGCAAGCGGCTCGCAGCATGGGCGTTGGCAAAAACGTACGGCAAGAAAGTTCCATTCACCGGACCAATCTATAAATCGATGAAAGCCGAAAAAGGAAAGATTGTACTCGCGTTTGATTATGCTAATAAGGGCTTAATCATAAAGGAACGAAATAAGGAAAATAACTTCCTGATCGCCGGCGAAGATAGAGTGTTCAAGAAAGCTGTCGTTCAGGTACAAGGAAAGACTTTAATCATATCGAATGCGGATATTGCAAAACCAGTTGCAGTACGCTATGCATGGAGCAATATGGAAGAGGGTACACTCTATAATAAGGAGGGTTTGCCGGCCTCGTCGTTTAGAACAGATACTTGGCAGGAGTAA
- a CDS encoding DinB family protein — MKTKYPIGRFVDTLEDPSTIPEKIANGIRKTVEDFVKRLENLDEAQASQKPQPDKWSRKEILGHLIDSASNNHQRFVRAQYMKDLTFPSYEQNEWVHIQQYGLRTWKELLTLWKSYNFHLAHMISHMPTECLEKSCIIGFSEPMTIGYVVVDYLGHMQHHIRQIDQM; from the coding sequence ATGAAAACAAAGTATCCAATCGGGCGATTCGTTGATACGCTTGAAGATCCGTCTACGATCCCGGAAAAGATTGCAAATGGAATTCGAAAAACAGTGGAGGATTTTGTAAAGCGCCTTGAAAATTTAGACGAAGCACAAGCTTCTCAAAAACCCCAACCGGACAAATGGTCAAGAAAAGAAATTCTGGGGCATTTAATAGATTCCGCCTCCAACAATCACCAACGGTTCGTTCGCGCACAGTATATGAAAGATTTGACCTTTCCTTCGTATGAACAAAACGAGTGGGTGCACATTCAACAATACGGCTTGCGCACGTGGAAAGAATTGTTGACACTCTGGAAGTCTTACAATTTCCACCTCGCTCACATGATCAGTCACATGCCGACAGAATGTTTGGAGAAATCGTGCATAATCGGTTTCAGCGAACCAATGACCATCGGGTATGTTGTTGTCGATTATCTCGGACATATGCAGCATCATATCCGGCAAATAGATCAGATGTGA
- a CDS encoding SRPBCC domain-containing protein — MQSNNILKNILCLVFIMAGLSPVRAEVKDSSAVGFTIQDSVIIAAEPNDVYHSLVAEVGRWWDSAHTFSGNANNLSIDDRAGGCFCEKLENGGSVRHLEIVFADPEKTLRMIGGLGPLQAMAVTGSMTWSLSKTDTGTNVKVTYSVGGYRPGGLQKMAPLVDKVMFEQLKRLKEYIEKNVLKR, encoded by the coding sequence ATGCAAAGTAATAATATTCTGAAAAATATTCTCTGTTTAGTCTTTATAATGGCAGGACTGAGTCCGGTAAGGGCAGAAGTAAAAGATTCTTCTGCTGTCGGATTCACAATCCAGGATAGTGTGATTATTGCGGCAGAACCGAACGACGTGTATCATTCTCTGGTGGCGGAAGTTGGTCGTTGGTGGGATTCGGCACATACATTCTCGGGAAATGCGAACAACCTCTCCATCGATGACAGAGCCGGAGGATGTTTCTGCGAGAAATTAGAAAATGGAGGAAGCGTTCGCCACCTCGAAATTGTGTTTGCTGATCCGGAGAAAACGCTCAGGATGATTGGAGGTCTTGGTCCTCTTCAAGCGATGGCGGTGACAGGTAGTATGACGTGGTCACTTTCTAAGACGGATACCGGCACAAATGTAAAAGTGACGTATAGTGTCGGAGGATATCGCCCCGGCGGTTTACAGAAAATGGCGCCGCTTGTAGATAAAGTTATGTTCGAACAACTCAAAAGGCTAAAAGAGTACATAGAAAAGAACGTATTGAAAAGATGA
- a CDS encoding pirin family protein: MMKTRKIKKVFKSQSVLEGAGVRLKRAMGNKELPQFDPFLLLDDFRSDHPNDYLKGFPWHPHRGIETITYVLKGTVEHKDSMGNSGIISAGDVQWMTAGSGIIHQEMPMGDKAGAMYGFQLWANLPASHKMMDPRYQEVKQSDIPEVVLDNGTKIKLICGSIKNTKGPVRDIVVDPEYLDITVPAHAEFVHKTKRGYTVFAYVIDGQGFLCKERKPFSYEADGENYFDIQREPYASNGTLVLFDDGDEVSVQTENQTVRFLLISGKPIGEPIAWYGPIVMNTQKELEIAFREYQNNTFIKKK; the protein is encoded by the coding sequence ATGATGAAAACGCGAAAAATAAAAAAGGTTTTTAAGAGTCAATCCGTTCTTGAAGGAGCAGGTGTCCGCCTTAAGCGAGCAATGGGGAATAAGGAATTACCTCAATTCGATCCCTTCCTTCTTCTCGATGATTTTCGGTCCGATCATCCGAATGATTATCTTAAAGGATTCCCCTGGCATCCGCATCGCGGAATTGAGACAATTACATATGTGCTCAAGGGAACCGTAGAGCATAAAGACAGTATGGGGAATAGCGGGATTATTTCTGCGGGCGATGTTCAATGGATGACGGCAGGAAGCGGCATTATTCATCAAGAAATGCCGATGGGAGATAAAGCAGGAGCGATGTACGGGTTTCAACTTTGGGCAAATCTTCCAGCTTCACACAAGATGATGGATCCGCGCTATCAAGAAGTGAAACAATCTGACATTCCGGAAGTGGTTTTGGACAACGGAACGAAAATAAAACTTATATGCGGATCCATTAAAAATACAAAAGGGCCTGTGCGTGATATTGTTGTCGATCCTGAATATCTCGACATTACAGTACCGGCACACGCGGAATTTGTCCATAAAACCAAAAGAGGGTATACGGTCTTTGCCTATGTTATTGATGGGCAGGGATTTCTATGCAAAGAGAGAAAACCGTTTTCCTATGAAGCCGACGGGGAAAATTATTTTGATATCCAGCGCGAGCCGTATGCTTCCAACGGAACACTTGTACTGTTTGATGATGGCGATGAAGTATCGGTTCAGACAGAAAATCAAACGGTCAGATTTCTCCTGATATCCGGGAAACCAATTGGCGAACCGATTGCCTGGTACGGTCCTATCGTGATGAACACACAAAAAGAGCTGGAAATTGCTTTTCGGGAATATCAGAATAATACATTCATAAAGAAGAAATAA
- a CDS encoding MFS transporter, with protein MFRKITEYLALQKNTAVLLLMVVLVGIGERIAERFLPLYLLALGGGIVSIGIFSGANNLTNALYSFFGGYVSDRIGYKRALFLFNAMTIAGYLIVIFFPYWQAVIIGSFFFLSWTAISMPATLELVTRSVPSNKHAMGVSLNSLTRRVPMILGPLIGGALVEWYGETDGIRYAFIIATVLAVVSTLIQQWLISTPAEIKNQAQVNPAALWREMSPGLKQLLFSDILIRFCEQIPYAFVVLWCIKGVGVTPVQFAELTTVEMLTALFIYIPVAHFADKTTKKPFIITTFVFFTAFPVVLLISHSFTVLVFAFLIRGLKEFGEPTRKALIIELCPENKKAGMFGFYYLLRDSVVALAAFAGAWLWGISPSVNLLSAFAFGIVGTVWFVLKGKENTI; from the coding sequence ATGTTCCGCAAAATCACAGAGTATCTCGCGCTTCAGAAAAATACAGCAGTCCTTTTACTGATGGTGGTTCTCGTCGGAATCGGTGAGCGAATAGCCGAACGATTTCTGCCTCTCTATTTGCTTGCTCTCGGCGGAGGAATCGTTTCCATCGGAATTTTTTCGGGCGCGAACAATCTCACGAATGCTCTGTACTCGTTTTTCGGCGGCTACGTTAGCGACCGCATTGGCTATAAACGTGCGCTTTTCCTTTTTAACGCCATGACTATTGCCGGGTACCTGATCGTCATTTTTTTCCCGTACTGGCAGGCTGTGATTATCGGTTCGTTTTTCTTCCTCTCCTGGACTGCGATTTCAATGCCCGCAACACTCGAGCTTGTTACGCGCAGTGTTCCGTCAAACAAACATGCCATGGGTGTGTCGCTCAATTCCCTCACACGCCGTGTGCCGATGATTCTTGGACCGCTGATTGGCGGGGCACTCGTTGAATGGTATGGTGAAACGGACGGCATCCGATATGCCTTTATCATTGCTACGGTTCTTGCTGTTGTTTCCACACTTATTCAACAGTGGCTCATCAGCACCCCGGCAGAAATTAAGAACCAAGCACAGGTAAATCCGGCTGCGCTTTGGAGGGAAATGTCTCCTGGGCTGAAACAGCTTCTTTTTTCAGACATTCTTATCCGCTTCTGCGAACAGATCCCGTATGCATTTGTTGTGCTCTGGTGTATAAAAGGAGTTGGTGTTACTCCGGTACAATTTGCGGAGTTGACAACCGTTGAAATGCTCACTGCACTTTTTATATATATTCCTGTTGCACACTTTGCAGATAAGACAACAAAGAAACCGTTCATCATTACGACATTCGTTTTCTTTACTGCATTTCCTGTTGTTCTTTTGATCTCGCATTCCTTTACAGTACTGGTATTTGCTTTTCTTATCCGCGGATTAAAGGAATTTGGCGAGCCGACACGCAAAGCGCTCATCATAGAACTCTGTCCGGAGAACAAGAAAGCCGGTATGTTCGGTTTCTATTATTTGTTGAGGGATAGTGTTGTAGCACTCGCTGCGTTTGCAGGTGCGTGGCTTTGGGGAATTTCTCCTTCTGTGAATCTTCTTTCTGCGTTCGCGTTCGGTATTGTCGGGACAGTATGGTTCGTTCTGAAAGGTAAAGAAAATACAATATGA
- a CDS encoding amidase, producing MHHIEECNNKNNNLSRRGFVKSGLLGGLAAAALPSLSLTEKAIASPATHVDISSFELEETSISELAEGMASGKYTARSIAEKYLARIEAIDRQGPTLRSVLELNPDALAIADELDKERKEKGARGPLHGIPILIKDNIDTADRMATTAGSLALVGAKPPKDSFLVQQLRTAGVVIFGKTNLSEWANIRSNRSTSGWSGRGGLTKNPYALDRNTSGSSSGSGAAVSANLCAAAVGTETDGSIVSPSSINGIVGIKPTVGLISRTGVIPISHTQDTPGPMARTVRDAAILLGALTGIDSEDKATSDGRGKFSMDYTQYLNPKGLKGARIGVVRKHFGFHPGVDKVINEALNVLKQQGATLVDPADIPTIGKFDDAELIVLLYELKADLNAYLARLGAGAPVHSLKELIEYNEKNAKSEMPYFGQELFLKAEAKGPLTSKEYIDALKLCRRMSRKDGIDATMKKCKLDALVAPTDSPAWLTDLIDSDHFLGGSSTIAAVAGYPSITVPAGFVFGLPVGISFFGRAWSEPTLLKFAYAFEQATHSRKPPRFLPTAEV from the coding sequence ATGCATCACATCGAAGAATGCAACAACAAAAACAATAATCTGTCCCGAAGAGGTTTTGTAAAATCTGGTCTATTAGGAGGTTTGGCTGCTGCAGCACTCCCGTCTCTATCGCTTACGGAGAAAGCCATTGCATCTCCTGCAACGCATGTCGACATTTCATCTTTTGAGTTGGAGGAAACAAGCATCTCCGAACTTGCGGAAGGGATGGCTTCGGGTAAATACACCGCGCGATCCATCGCGGAAAAATATTTAGCACGCATTGAAGCAATTGACCGGCAAGGTCCAACACTCAGGAGCGTGCTCGAATTGAATCCTGACGCTCTTGCAATTGCCGATGAACTCGATAAGGAGCGAAAAGAAAAAGGTGCACGCGGTCCATTGCATGGAATTCCAATTCTCATCAAAGATAATATCGATACTGCGGATCGGATGGCAACAACCGCCGGCTCTCTGGCATTGGTGGGCGCAAAGCCGCCGAAGGATTCATTCCTTGTTCAGCAACTGCGTACTGCAGGAGTGGTGATTTTTGGAAAAACCAACCTGAGCGAATGGGCAAACATACGTTCGAACCGTTCCACCAGCGGATGGAGCGGCAGGGGCGGACTGACGAAAAATCCCTACGCGTTAGATCGGAATACATCAGGTTCCAGTTCCGGATCGGGCGCGGCTGTCTCTGCCAATCTTTGCGCGGCTGCAGTTGGAACAGAGACAGATGGTTCCATTGTAAGTCCATCATCAATCAATGGAATTGTAGGCATCAAGCCGACTGTTGGACTTATTAGCCGCACGGGAGTGATTCCGATTTCACATACGCAGGATACTCCCGGTCCCATGGCACGCACGGTACGGGATGCGGCGATCCTCCTTGGTGCTCTCACTGGAATCGATTCAGAAGACAAGGCAACCAGTGACGGTCGGGGAAAATTCTCGATGGACTATACTCAATACCTCAATCCAAAGGGTTTGAAGGGGGCAAGAATTGGTGTTGTGCGAAAACATTTTGGCTTCCATCCCGGCGTCGATAAAGTCATCAACGAAGCATTGAATGTTCTCAAACAGCAGGGGGCAACACTGGTTGATCCTGCGGATATTCCGACAATAGGAAAATTTGATGATGCTGAACTGATCGTTTTGTTGTATGAACTCAAAGCGGATCTGAATGCATATCTTGCGCGACTCGGCGCAGGCGCACCCGTTCATTCGTTGAAAGAACTCATTGAGTATAACGAGAAAAACGCAAAATCAGAGATGCCGTATTTTGGCCAGGAGCTTTTCCTGAAAGCGGAAGCAAAGGGTCCGCTGACGAGTAAGGAATACATCGATGCATTGAAGTTGTGCCGCCGGATGTCCCGCAAAGACGGAATTGATGCAACGATGAAGAAATGTAAATTAGATGCGCTCGTTGCTCCAACCGACAGTCCTGCTTGGCTCACAGACTTGATCGATAGTGATCACTTTCTTGGCGGAAGTTCAACTATTGCCGCAGTTGCAGGATATCCGAGCATCACTGTTCCGGCAGGATTTGTTTTTGGTTTGCCTGTTGGGATCTCGTTTTTTGGCCGCGCATGGAGTGAACCGACACTTCTAAAGTTTGCGTACGCCTTCGAGCAAGCGACGCACTCGCGCAAACCGCCGAGATTTTTGCCAACAGCAGAAGTCTGA
- a CDS encoding DUF362 domain-containing protein — MKKHNGSKITEENCSRRKFIGAVGATAAGLLLAPSLNSTKLFGRGLKGKSSYVTQVAVTQATSYDRTLIKQKVQHLFDSIGGIGDIVSAGKKVGIKVNLTGGNTDTDHMCTHPEVLRAVTELIIAEGVSKSDIYVVEALWADWPSNYKTILLDLGVNTVDLNKPAPSASFITRSVGDKYINFASFTQNKILSDIDVYVSIPKLKQHYEAGFTGSLKNQIGSTPKQLYTLSDNTSYRSALHQKDNAHPAIHTYLPETICDLNLARPVHLAVIDGVMNAHGSEGDWNPVWIETEDNILFAGKDPVATDSIAAHFMGLDPEAAQLKLPEPVGTDRGYCDNHLYLLHERGMGTNLLSEIEVVGDGAHLVSVPSQNVSANPESYQLCQNFPNPFNPSTSIKYYVPHSGQVTIHIYNIMGQRIETLVDTNISAGTHELHWVPQNLASGIYFCEMHAGNFSSTKKLIYQK; from the coding sequence ATGAAAAAGCACAATGGCAGTAAAATTACAGAGGAAAATTGTTCGAGAAGAAAATTTATAGGCGCGGTTGGTGCGACAGCAGCGGGTTTGCTTCTTGCTCCTTCGTTGAATTCAACAAAACTTTTTGGCCGCGGGCTAAAAGGTAAATCTTCGTACGTAACACAAGTTGCCGTCACTCAAGCAACGAGTTACGACAGAACATTGATTAAGCAGAAAGTGCAACATCTTTTTGATTCGATTGGAGGTATTGGGGATATTGTAAGTGCTGGAAAAAAGGTTGGTATCAAAGTTAATCTTACGGGTGGAAATACAGACACCGACCATATGTGTACTCATCCAGAGGTGTTACGAGCTGTTACTGAGTTAATCATTGCTGAGGGAGTCAGTAAATCAGATATCTATGTCGTTGAAGCACTGTGGGCAGATTGGCCGTCAAATTATAAGACGATACTTCTAGACCTTGGAGTCAATACGGTGGATTTGAACAAACCGGCTCCATCTGCAAGCTTTATAACGAGAAGTGTAGGTGATAAATATATTAATTTTGCTTCTTTCACCCAGAATAAAATTCTTTCTGATATCGACGTCTATGTCTCAATACCTAAATTGAAACAACATTATGAAGCCGGTTTTACCGGTTCTTTAAAGAATCAAATCGGCTCCACACCAAAACAATTATACACACTCTCGGATAATACAAGCTACAGATCTGCACTTCACCAAAAGGATAATGCACATCCTGCCATCCACACCTATCTTCCTGAAACTATTTGCGATCTTAATCTCGCCCGGCCTGTTCATCTTGCAGTTATTGATGGAGTAATGAATGCGCATGGATCGGAAGGCGATTGGAATCCGGTATGGATTGAAACTGAAGATAATATTCTATTTGCAGGGAAAGATCCTGTTGCAACCGACAGTATTGCTGCCCATTTTATGGGCCTTGATCCGGAAGCCGCCCAATTAAAACTTCCGGAACCCGTAGGCACAGATCGAGGTTATTGTGACAACCACTTATACTTGCTTCATGAAAGAGGAATGGGGACAAACCTTCTGAGTGAAATAGAAGTTGTCGGCGACGGCGCCCACCTTGTATCTGTACCTTCACAGAATGTGTCAGCAAATCCGGAATCTTATCAGTTATGTCAGAATTTTCCGAATCCATTTAATCCTTCAACCTCGATAAAATATTATGTTCCGCATTCGGGACAGGTAACGATACATATCTATAATATAATGGGTCAAAGAATTGAAACTCTTGTGGACACAAACATATCTGCAGGCACTCATGAACTTCACTGGGTTCCTCAGAATTTAGCAAGTGGCATCTATTTTTGTGAAATGCATGCAGGAAATTTTTCTAGCACAAAGAAATTGATCTATCAGAAATAA